Proteins encoded by one window of Flavobacterium sp. N502540:
- a CDS encoding heavy-metal-associated domain-containing protein produces the protein MKFTRIIASIAIAGLVLVSCKKEEDKNLANIKNIESAPKEHKAIAAENVQTSSFKIEGMTCAMGCAKTIEKELSNLDGVEKATVDFEKKTATVVFDKTVQNQENLTKTVQATGDGKTYKVLDIKS, from the coding sequence ATGAAATTTACAAGAATCATAGCTTCAATTGCTATTGCAGGTTTAGTACTGGTAAGCTGCAAAAAAGAAGAAGATAAAAACCTGGCTAACATAAAAAATATAGAATCAGCTCCAAAAGAACACAAAGCAATTGCTGCTGAAAATGTACAGACTTCAAGTTTTAAAATCGAAGGAATGACTTGTGCAATGGGATGTGCCAAAACAATCGAAAAAGAATTATCGAATCTTGACGGTGTAGAAAAAGCAACGGTTGATTTTGAGAAAAAAACAGCTACTGTTGTATTTGACAAAACGGTTCAAAACCAGGAAAATTTAACCAAGACAGTTCAGGCAACCGGAGACGGCAAAACCTATAAAGTTTTAGATATTAAATCGTAA
- a CDS encoding M16 family metallopeptidase yields MKKIHTFLILLFLTGIMQAQDRPQPKPGNSPVVNIKKPQTFVLANGMKVLVVENHKLPRVSFTLTLDNAPFAEGNKKGVDELTSALIGNGTKKITKEAFNEEIDFYGANINFSSSGASGSSLSKYSGRVLELLAEGALQPNFTQSEFDKEKAKLIEGLKADEKSVPAIASRVVDVLAFGKNHPFGEYLSEGTVKNVTLADVQSNYTTYFVPENAYLVIIGDVKFKETKAAVEKLFSGWKKQATPKNTYPAPENAAKLQIDFVDVPNAVQSEISLVNTVNLRMSDPDFFPAVIANQILGGDFNSYLNMNLREKHGWTYGARSSIDGGKYVTKFKASSAVRNTVTDSAVVEFVKEIKRIRTEKVSEDILKNVKAGYIGRFVMQVEKPQTVARYALNIETEKLPADFYEKYIQTINSVTADDIYRVANKYFMLDNMRIVIAGKGSDVLTGLEKLQIPIFYFDKYGNPVEKPVTKKEVPAGITAKTVFENYLKAIGGEKVVATVKTLSMTGSTTIPQAPSPLTFISKLDSKGKMMVSLAMGPMNLMKQVVNDKGAYIEQQGQRKNLEGNDLAEMKASAAPFEELQLVKRTDLKVESIEPINGKDAYAIKDGKTTYFYDVASGLKLAESKVREQGGKSATQITNFNDYKDVKGVKIPFNIVQNVGFELDIKMSDIKINEGVSEADFL; encoded by the coding sequence ATGAAAAAAATACATACATTTTTAATACTTTTATTCCTAACTGGAATTATGCAAGCACAAGACCGTCCACAACCAAAACCAGGCAATTCTCCTGTAGTCAACATCAAAAAGCCACAAACTTTTGTTTTGGCGAACGGGATGAAAGTTTTGGTGGTTGAAAATCATAAATTACCAAGAGTAAGTTTTACTCTAACCCTTGACAACGCTCCTTTTGCCGAAGGAAACAAAAAAGGGGTTGACGAATTAACTAGTGCCTTAATTGGTAACGGAACAAAAAAAATAACAAAAGAAGCTTTTAACGAAGAAATCGACTTTTACGGAGCAAATATTAATTTTTCTTCTTCAGGAGCTTCCGGAAGTTCACTTTCCAAATATTCAGGACGTGTTCTGGAGCTTTTAGCTGAAGGAGCTTTACAGCCCAATTTCACACAATCAGAATTTGATAAAGAAAAAGCAAAATTAATCGAAGGACTTAAAGCCGACGAAAAAAGTGTTCCGGCAATTGCCAGCAGAGTTGTTGACGTTTTGGCGTTTGGAAAAAACCACCCATTTGGAGAATATCTTTCAGAAGGAACAGTGAAAAATGTGACTCTTGCTGATGTTCAGTCTAATTATACTACCTATTTTGTTCCTGAAAATGCTTATTTGGTAATCATAGGTGATGTTAAATTTAAAGAAACGAAAGCGGCTGTAGAAAAACTTTTTAGCGGCTGGAAAAAACAAGCTACACCAAAAAACACCTATCCGGCTCCTGAAAATGCTGCTAAACTTCAAATTGATTTTGTTGACGTTCCAAATGCCGTTCAATCTGAAATTTCATTGGTGAATACGGTGAATTTGAGAATGAGCGATCCTGATTTCTTCCCTGCTGTGATTGCAAATCAAATTTTAGGTGGTGATTTCAACAGTTACCTGAACATGAATTTACGTGAAAAACACGGTTGGACGTATGGCGCAAGATCAAGTATCGACGGAGGGAAATATGTAACCAAATTTAAAGCATCTTCTGCCGTTAGAAACACGGTTACTGATAGTGCAGTGGTAGAATTCGTAAAAGAAATCAAAAGAATCAGAACTGAAAAAGTTTCTGAAGATATTTTAAAAAATGTAAAAGCGGGATATATTGGACGTTTTGTAATGCAGGTTGAAAAACCACAAACTGTTGCACGATATGCTTTAAACATTGAAACAGAAAAACTTCCGGCCGATTTCTACGAAAAATACATTCAAACAATCAACAGCGTTACTGCCGATGATATTTATCGTGTTGCCAACAAATATTTCATGCTGGACAATATGCGAATCGTAATTGCCGGAAAAGGATCTGATGTACTAACAGGTTTAGAAAAACTTCAAATTCCGATTTTCTATTTCGATAAATACGGAAATCCAGTTGAAAAACCAGTAACTAAAAAAGAAGTTCCAGCGGGAATTACTGCCAAAACTGTTTTCGAAAACTACCTTAAAGCAATTGGTGGAGAAAAAGTAGTTGCTACCGTAAAAACACTTTCGATGACAGGATCTACTACTATTCCTCAAGCTCCTTCCCCATTGACTTTTATTTCTAAATTAGATTCAAAAGGAAAAATGATGGTATCTCTTGCGATGGGACCAATGAATTTAATGAAACAGGTTGTAAATGATAAAGGCGCTTATATCGAGCAACAAGGGCAACGTAAAAACCTTGAAGGGAATGATCTTGCCGAAATGAAAGCCAGCGCTGCTCCATTTGAAGAACTTCAACTTGTAAAAAGAACCGATTTAAAAGTAGAAAGTATCGAACCAATAAACGGTAAAGATGCCTACGCTATCAAAGACGGTAAAACAACTTATTTCTATGACGTTGCATCAGGATTGAAACTTGCTGAATCAAAAGTTCGTGAACAAGGCGGAAAATCAGCAACGCAAATTACCAACTTCAACGATTATAAAGACGTAAAAGGAGTTAAAATCCCTTTCAATATCGTTCAGAATGTAGGTTTTGAGTTAGATATCAAAATGTCTGATATTAAGATTAACGAAGGAGTTTCTGAAGCAGATTTCTTGTAA
- a CDS encoding DMT family transporter has translation MDAKQLKWAYLLVLSLIWGSSFILIKRGLVGLTAVQVGSFRIIFAALFLLIVGFRSLKKISRRQWKFVAITSFFGTFIPAFLFAIAETEVDSSIVAIMNSLTPLNTLVLGILIFGIQFQKRQVLGVFIGLVGCLLLVLSGASSHPGQNYYYVILVVIATLSYAINVNLIKKYLSDLNSLSITTGNFAVLLIPALLILSTTDFPQRMNLEVTQHSILFVMILGVLGTGIANVLFFKLIQISSPVFATSVTYLIPIVAFFWGLLDNEMLTPIQFFGAFIILIGVYLSAKK, from the coding sequence ATGGATGCAAAACAATTAAAGTGGGCCTATTTATTGGTGCTTTCACTAATCTGGGGAAGTTCTTTTATCCTCATCAAAAGAGGTTTGGTTGGACTCACAGCAGTTCAGGTAGGTTCGTTCCGGATTATTTTTGCAGCCTTGTTTTTATTGATTGTTGGATTCAGAAGTTTAAAAAAAATCTCCCGCCGTCAATGGAAATTTGTCGCCATAACGTCTTTCTTCGGAACTTTTATACCGGCTTTTCTTTTTGCTATTGCCGAAACTGAAGTTGACAGTTCAATCGTAGCCATTATGAACTCGCTTACCCCTTTAAACACATTGGTTTTAGGGATACTTATTTTCGGAATTCAATTTCAAAAAAGACAAGTTTTAGGCGTTTTTATTGGTTTGGTGGGGTGTTTATTGCTGGTTTTAAGCGGAGCATCTTCGCATCCGGGACAAAATTACTATTATGTGATTCTGGTGGTTATCGCAACGCTTAGTTATGCAATAAATGTCAACTTAATTAAAAAATACTTATCCGATTTAAATTCGCTCAGCATCACAACCGGAAATTTTGCGGTATTGCTTATTCCTGCTTTGCTCATTCTGAGTACGACCGATTTTCCGCAAAGAATGAACCTTGAAGTTACACAACATTCTATTTTGTTTGTCATGATTTTAGGGGTTCTTGGAACCGGAATCGCGAATGTTTTGTTTTTTAAATTAATCCAAATTTCATCACCTGTATTTGCAACTTCGGTAACGTATTTAATTCCGATTGTGGCATTTTTCTGGGGACTTTTGGATAACGAAATGCTGACACCAATTCAGTTTTTTGGTGCTTTTATAATTTTGATTGGAGTATATTTATCGGCTAAGAAGTAA